In a genomic window of Zingiber officinale cultivar Zhangliang chromosome 9B, Zo_v1.1, whole genome shotgun sequence:
- the LOC122022395 gene encoding uncharacterized protein LOC122022395 isoform X4, giving the protein MSISFIPLQVTVKKGATFKPQQYSVRAKRQKRDHVDSSEQQTYEDVVETICASHPHVTINVPERLELDSFDLEIPDDNDLADMQPHQQSKSQADHYLDDHCDPFFQNEFNHGESIMQDDIVSSCFTPVSDALPRDMMDIDLQLVEEYNLSSERLEGEDNQRDIRCHRQLKLDQLPDTILHPLKENTIYTHNVENFENSQKPVEPLVLDMTLLSNDEACPSSIKENAIATHPTKTHNGDPLQCDLEPAGIPSPKFSVRTPAKKEHRMLRKRKILFDEAIVLSNKTLRKGIHDASNLVLKRKKAPHTFLDVWKHDQISTLQLDFSAPLIHCMMASELKTLFQTSSFVCSPLNILGDHDLNPLYPENNINKASEVEQSQHKVVTELPSTGNYTEEPITDKNEIEMQHLGSIESADAGLDFISQELESQEKDAIVQEKGWSLTTRAVARYLYRKLLVSNAEERRRSLSLYQILQRRKRSDSARFFYEILILKGRQVIDVSQDSPDEIIISPTQKLEEEFKS; this is encoded by the exons ATGAGTATATCATTTATCCCTCTCCAAGTCACTGTGAAGAAGGGAGCAACTTTCAAACCTCAGCAATATTCTGTAAGGGCAAAAAGACAGAAACGAGATCATGTAGATTCATCAGAGCAACAAACTTATGAGGATGTAGTTGAAACCATTTGTGCTTCACATCCTCATGTGACTATCAATGTGCCTGAAAGACTGGAGCTTGATTCATTTGATTTAGAGATCCCGGATGACAA TGATTTAGCCGATATGCAGCCTCATCAACAGTCTAAATCCCAAG CAGACCATTATCTGGACGATCATTGTGATCCTTTTTTTCAGAATGAG TTTAATCATGGAGAATCAATCATGCAGGATGATATTGTTTCTTCTTGTTTTACACCTGTCAGTGA TGCTCTTCCACGAGATATGATGGATATTGACCTTCAGTTAGTTGAAGAGTACAACTTAAGCAGTGAGCGATTAGAAGGGGAGGATAATCAAAGAGATATCAGATGCCATCGGCAACTAAAGTTGGATCAATTGCCGGATACCATCCTACACCCATTAAAAGAGAATACCATATATACTCACAATGTGGAAAATTTTGAGAATTCACAAAAACCAGTGGAACCTTTGGTTTTAGacatgaccctcctatcaaatgATGAAGCATGTCCATCCTCAATAAAGGAAAATGCAATAGCCACTCATCCAACCAAAACTCACAATGGAGATCCATTGCAATGCGATCTGG AACCTGCAGGCATTCCTTCGCCTAAATTTAGTGTGAGAACTCCAGCTAAAAAAGAACATCGGATGCTGAGGAAGAGAAAAATTCTTTTTGATGAAGCAATAGTGTTATCGAACAA GACTTTGCGGAAGGGAATACATGATGCTAGCAATCTAGTCTTAAAAAGGAAAAAAGCACCGCATACGTTTCTGGATGTGTGGAAACATGATCAAATTTCTACCTTGCAGCTCGACTTTTCAGCTCCTTTGATACATT GTATGATGGCTTCAGAACTGAAGACTCTTTTTCAAACCAGTTCCTTTGTTTGTTCTCCATTGAATATTCTTGGTGACCATGACTTAAATCCATTGTATCCTGAAAACAACATCAACAAAGCCTCTGAAGTCGAACAGTCTCAACACAAGGTAGTCACTGAATTGCCATCTACAGGAAATTATACCGAGGAACCTATAACTGATAAAAATGAAATAGAAATGCAACACTTAGGCTCCATTGAATCGGCAGATGCTGGGTTGGACTTCATTAGTCAG GAGCTAGAGTCTCAGGAAAAGGATGCAATTGTCCAAG AGAAGGGATGGTCACTAACGACCAG GGCTGTGGCACGTTATCTCTATCGCAAACTTTTGGTTTCTAATGCTGAAGAAAGAAGACGGAGTTTGAGTTTATACCAAATCCTCCAGAGAAGAAAAAGATCCGACTCGGCTAGGTTTTTCTATGAGATACTG ATTTTAAAGGGACGTCAGGTCATAGATGTCAGCCAAGACTCTCCAGATGAGATAATTATATCCCCAACGCAAAAATTGGAAGAAGAGTTCAAAAGTTGA
- the LOC122022395 gene encoding sister chromatid cohesion 1 protein 3-like isoform X2, with amino-acid sequence MFYSHSLLSKKGPLGTIWIAAHCFKKLKKNQIHSTDISSSVDKIIPEIHISHRVLAHLLLGIVRIFSKKVDYLYHDCNAALTCMSISFIPLQVTVKKGATFKPQQYSVRAKRQKRDHVDSSEQQTYEDVVETICASHPHVTINVPERLELDSFDLEIPDDNDLADMQPHQQSKSQDHYLDDHCDPFFQNEFNHGESIMQDDIVSSCFTPVSDALPRDMMDIDLQLVEEYNLSSERLEGEDNQRDIRCHRQLKLDQLPDTILHPLKENTIYTHNVENFENSQKPVEPLVLDMTLLSNDEACPSSIKENAIATHPTKTHNGDPLQCDLEPAGIPSPKFSVRTPAKKEHRMLRKRKILFDEAIVLSNKTLRKGIHDASNLVLKRKKAPHTFLDVWKHDQISTLQLDFSAPLIHCMMASELKTLFQTSSFVCSPLNILGDHDLNPLYPENNINKASEVEQSQHKVVTELPSTGNYTEEPITDKNEIEMQHLGSIESADAGLDFISQELESQEKDAIVQEKGWSLTTRAVARYLYRKLLVSNAEERRRSLSLYQILQRRKRSDSARFFYEILILKGRQVIDVSQDSPDEIIISPTQKLEEEFKS; translated from the exons ATGTTCTACTCTCACTCTCTCCTGTCCAAGAAGGGGCCTCTCGGCACCATATGGATTGCGGCTCATTGCTTCAAGAAGCTGAAGAAAAACCAGATTCACAGCACTGATATCTCCTCCTCCGTAG ATAAAATTATCCCTGAAATCCACATATCACACAGGGTATTGGCTCACCTTCTTTTGGGTATCGTGAGGATATTCTCAAAGAAAGTTGATTATCTCTACCATGATTGTAATGCGGCTCTGACTTGTATGAGTATATCATTTATCCCTCTCCAAGTCACTGTGAAGAAGGGAGCAACTTTCAAACCTCAGCAATATTCTGTAAGGGCAAAAAGACAGAAACGAGATCATGTAGATTCATCAGAGCAACAAACTTATGAGGATGTAGTTGAAACCATTTGTGCTTCACATCCTCATGTGACTATCAATGTGCCTGAAAGACTGGAGCTTGATTCATTTGATTTAGAGATCCCGGATGACAA TGATTTAGCCGATATGCAGCCTCATCAACAGTCTAAATCCCAAG ACCATTATCTGGACGATCATTGTGATCCTTTTTTTCAGAATGAG TTTAATCATGGAGAATCAATCATGCAGGATGATATTGTTTCTTCTTGTTTTACACCTGTCAGTGA TGCTCTTCCACGAGATATGATGGATATTGACCTTCAGTTAGTTGAAGAGTACAACTTAAGCAGTGAGCGATTAGAAGGGGAGGATAATCAAAGAGATATCAGATGCCATCGGCAACTAAAGTTGGATCAATTGCCGGATACCATCCTACACCCATTAAAAGAGAATACCATATATACTCACAATGTGGAAAATTTTGAGAATTCACAAAAACCAGTGGAACCTTTGGTTTTAGacatgaccctcctatcaaatgATGAAGCATGTCCATCCTCAATAAAGGAAAATGCAATAGCCACTCATCCAACCAAAACTCACAATGGAGATCCATTGCAATGCGATCTGG AACCTGCAGGCATTCCTTCGCCTAAATTTAGTGTGAGAACTCCAGCTAAAAAAGAACATCGGATGCTGAGGAAGAGAAAAATTCTTTTTGATGAAGCAATAGTGTTATCGAACAA GACTTTGCGGAAGGGAATACATGATGCTAGCAATCTAGTCTTAAAAAGGAAAAAAGCACCGCATACGTTTCTGGATGTGTGGAAACATGATCAAATTTCTACCTTGCAGCTCGACTTTTCAGCTCCTTTGATACATT GTATGATGGCTTCAGAACTGAAGACTCTTTTTCAAACCAGTTCCTTTGTTTGTTCTCCATTGAATATTCTTGGTGACCATGACTTAAATCCATTGTATCCTGAAAACAACATCAACAAAGCCTCTGAAGTCGAACAGTCTCAACACAAGGTAGTCACTGAATTGCCATCTACAGGAAATTATACCGAGGAACCTATAACTGATAAAAATGAAATAGAAATGCAACACTTAGGCTCCATTGAATCGGCAGATGCTGGGTTGGACTTCATTAGTCAG GAGCTAGAGTCTCAGGAAAAGGATGCAATTGTCCAAG AGAAGGGATGGTCACTAACGACCAG GGCTGTGGCACGTTATCTCTATCGCAAACTTTTGGTTTCTAATGCTGAAGAAAGAAGACGGAGTTTGAGTTTATACCAAATCCTCCAGAGAAGAAAAAGATCCGACTCGGCTAGGTTTTTCTATGAGATACTG ATTTTAAAGGGACGTCAGGTCATAGATGTCAGCCAAGACTCTCCAGATGAGATAATTATATCCCCAACGCAAAAATTGGAAGAAGAGTTCAAAAGTTGA
- the LOC122022395 gene encoding sister chromatid cohesion 1 protein 3-like isoform X1, with product MFYSHSLLSKKGPLGTIWIAAHCFKKLKKNQIHSTDISSSVDKIIPEIHISHRVLAHLLLGIVRIFSKKVDYLYHDCNAALTCMSISFIPLQVTVKKGATFKPQQYSVRAKRQKRDHVDSSEQQTYEDVVETICASHPHVTINVPERLELDSFDLEIPDDNDLADMQPHQQSKSQADHYLDDHCDPFFQNEFNHGESIMQDDIVSSCFTPVSDALPRDMMDIDLQLVEEYNLSSERLEGEDNQRDIRCHRQLKLDQLPDTILHPLKENTIYTHNVENFENSQKPVEPLVLDMTLLSNDEACPSSIKENAIATHPTKTHNGDPLQCDLEPAGIPSPKFSVRTPAKKEHRMLRKRKILFDEAIVLSNKTLRKGIHDASNLVLKRKKAPHTFLDVWKHDQISTLQLDFSAPLIHCMMASELKTLFQTSSFVCSPLNILGDHDLNPLYPENNINKASEVEQSQHKVVTELPSTGNYTEEPITDKNEIEMQHLGSIESADAGLDFISQELESQEKDAIVQEKGWSLTTRAVARYLYRKLLVSNAEERRRSLSLYQILQRRKRSDSARFFYEILILKGRQVIDVSQDSPDEIIISPTQKLEEEFKS from the exons ATGTTCTACTCTCACTCTCTCCTGTCCAAGAAGGGGCCTCTCGGCACCATATGGATTGCGGCTCATTGCTTCAAGAAGCTGAAGAAAAACCAGATTCACAGCACTGATATCTCCTCCTCCGTAG ATAAAATTATCCCTGAAATCCACATATCACACAGGGTATTGGCTCACCTTCTTTTGGGTATCGTGAGGATATTCTCAAAGAAAGTTGATTATCTCTACCATGATTGTAATGCGGCTCTGACTTGTATGAGTATATCATTTATCCCTCTCCAAGTCACTGTGAAGAAGGGAGCAACTTTCAAACCTCAGCAATATTCTGTAAGGGCAAAAAGACAGAAACGAGATCATGTAGATTCATCAGAGCAACAAACTTATGAGGATGTAGTTGAAACCATTTGTGCTTCACATCCTCATGTGACTATCAATGTGCCTGAAAGACTGGAGCTTGATTCATTTGATTTAGAGATCCCGGATGACAA TGATTTAGCCGATATGCAGCCTCATCAACAGTCTAAATCCCAAG CAGACCATTATCTGGACGATCATTGTGATCCTTTTTTTCAGAATGAG TTTAATCATGGAGAATCAATCATGCAGGATGATATTGTTTCTTCTTGTTTTACACCTGTCAGTGA TGCTCTTCCACGAGATATGATGGATATTGACCTTCAGTTAGTTGAAGAGTACAACTTAAGCAGTGAGCGATTAGAAGGGGAGGATAATCAAAGAGATATCAGATGCCATCGGCAACTAAAGTTGGATCAATTGCCGGATACCATCCTACACCCATTAAAAGAGAATACCATATATACTCACAATGTGGAAAATTTTGAGAATTCACAAAAACCAGTGGAACCTTTGGTTTTAGacatgaccctcctatcaaatgATGAAGCATGTCCATCCTCAATAAAGGAAAATGCAATAGCCACTCATCCAACCAAAACTCACAATGGAGATCCATTGCAATGCGATCTGG AACCTGCAGGCATTCCTTCGCCTAAATTTAGTGTGAGAACTCCAGCTAAAAAAGAACATCGGATGCTGAGGAAGAGAAAAATTCTTTTTGATGAAGCAATAGTGTTATCGAACAA GACTTTGCGGAAGGGAATACATGATGCTAGCAATCTAGTCTTAAAAAGGAAAAAAGCACCGCATACGTTTCTGGATGTGTGGAAACATGATCAAATTTCTACCTTGCAGCTCGACTTTTCAGCTCCTTTGATACATT GTATGATGGCTTCAGAACTGAAGACTCTTTTTCAAACCAGTTCCTTTGTTTGTTCTCCATTGAATATTCTTGGTGACCATGACTTAAATCCATTGTATCCTGAAAACAACATCAACAAAGCCTCTGAAGTCGAACAGTCTCAACACAAGGTAGTCACTGAATTGCCATCTACAGGAAATTATACCGAGGAACCTATAACTGATAAAAATGAAATAGAAATGCAACACTTAGGCTCCATTGAATCGGCAGATGCTGGGTTGGACTTCATTAGTCAG GAGCTAGAGTCTCAGGAAAAGGATGCAATTGTCCAAG AGAAGGGATGGTCACTAACGACCAG GGCTGTGGCACGTTATCTCTATCGCAAACTTTTGGTTTCTAATGCTGAAGAAAGAAGACGGAGTTTGAGTTTATACCAAATCCTCCAGAGAAGAAAAAGATCCGACTCGGCTAGGTTTTTCTATGAGATACTG ATTTTAAAGGGACGTCAGGTCATAGATGTCAGCCAAGACTCTCCAGATGAGATAATTATATCCCCAACGCAAAAATTGGAAGAAGAGTTCAAAAGTTGA
- the LOC122022395 gene encoding sister chromatid cohesion 1 protein 3-like isoform X3 has translation MFYSHSLLSKKGPLGTIWIAAHCFKKLKKNQIHSTDISSSVDKIIPEIHISHRVLAHLLLGIVRIFSKKVDYLYHDCNAALTCMSISFIPLQVTVKKGATFKPQQYSVRAKRQKRDHVDSSEQQTYEDVVETICASHPHVTINVPERLELDSFDLEIPDDNDLADMQPHQQSKSQADHYLDDHCDPFFQNEFNHGESIMQDDIVSSCFTPVSDALPRDMMDIDLQLVEEYNLSSERLEGEDNQRDIRCHRQLKLDQLPDTILHPLKENTIYTHNVENFENSQKPVEPLVLDMTLLSNDEACPSSIKENAIATHPTKTHNGDPLQCDLGIPSPKFSVRTPAKKEHRMLRKRKILFDEAIVLSNKTLRKGIHDASNLVLKRKKAPHTFLDVWKHDQISTLQLDFSAPLIHCMMASELKTLFQTSSFVCSPLNILGDHDLNPLYPENNINKASEVEQSQHKVVTELPSTGNYTEEPITDKNEIEMQHLGSIESADAGLDFISQELESQEKDAIVQEKGWSLTTRAVARYLYRKLLVSNAEERRRSLSLYQILQRRKRSDSARFFYEILILKGRQVIDVSQDSPDEIIISPTQKLEEEFKS, from the exons ATGTTCTACTCTCACTCTCTCCTGTCCAAGAAGGGGCCTCTCGGCACCATATGGATTGCGGCTCATTGCTTCAAGAAGCTGAAGAAAAACCAGATTCACAGCACTGATATCTCCTCCTCCGTAG ATAAAATTATCCCTGAAATCCACATATCACACAGGGTATTGGCTCACCTTCTTTTGGGTATCGTGAGGATATTCTCAAAGAAAGTTGATTATCTCTACCATGATTGTAATGCGGCTCTGACTTGTATGAGTATATCATTTATCCCTCTCCAAGTCACTGTGAAGAAGGGAGCAACTTTCAAACCTCAGCAATATTCTGTAAGGGCAAAAAGACAGAAACGAGATCATGTAGATTCATCAGAGCAACAAACTTATGAGGATGTAGTTGAAACCATTTGTGCTTCACATCCTCATGTGACTATCAATGTGCCTGAAAGACTGGAGCTTGATTCATTTGATTTAGAGATCCCGGATGACAA TGATTTAGCCGATATGCAGCCTCATCAACAGTCTAAATCCCAAG CAGACCATTATCTGGACGATCATTGTGATCCTTTTTTTCAGAATGAG TTTAATCATGGAGAATCAATCATGCAGGATGATATTGTTTCTTCTTGTTTTACACCTGTCAGTGA TGCTCTTCCACGAGATATGATGGATATTGACCTTCAGTTAGTTGAAGAGTACAACTTAAGCAGTGAGCGATTAGAAGGGGAGGATAATCAAAGAGATATCAGATGCCATCGGCAACTAAAGTTGGATCAATTGCCGGATACCATCCTACACCCATTAAAAGAGAATACCATATATACTCACAATGTGGAAAATTTTGAGAATTCACAAAAACCAGTGGAACCTTTGGTTTTAGacatgaccctcctatcaaatgATGAAGCATGTCCATCCTCAATAAAGGAAAATGCAATAGCCACTCATCCAACCAAAACTCACAATGGAGATCCATTGCAATGCGATCTGG GCATTCCTTCGCCTAAATTTAGTGTGAGAACTCCAGCTAAAAAAGAACATCGGATGCTGAGGAAGAGAAAAATTCTTTTTGATGAAGCAATAGTGTTATCGAACAA GACTTTGCGGAAGGGAATACATGATGCTAGCAATCTAGTCTTAAAAAGGAAAAAAGCACCGCATACGTTTCTGGATGTGTGGAAACATGATCAAATTTCTACCTTGCAGCTCGACTTTTCAGCTCCTTTGATACATT GTATGATGGCTTCAGAACTGAAGACTCTTTTTCAAACCAGTTCCTTTGTTTGTTCTCCATTGAATATTCTTGGTGACCATGACTTAAATCCATTGTATCCTGAAAACAACATCAACAAAGCCTCTGAAGTCGAACAGTCTCAACACAAGGTAGTCACTGAATTGCCATCTACAGGAAATTATACCGAGGAACCTATAACTGATAAAAATGAAATAGAAATGCAACACTTAGGCTCCATTGAATCGGCAGATGCTGGGTTGGACTTCATTAGTCAG GAGCTAGAGTCTCAGGAAAAGGATGCAATTGTCCAAG AGAAGGGATGGTCACTAACGACCAG GGCTGTGGCACGTTATCTCTATCGCAAACTTTTGGTTTCTAATGCTGAAGAAAGAAGACGGAGTTTGAGTTTATACCAAATCCTCCAGAGAAGAAAAAGATCCGACTCGGCTAGGTTTTTCTATGAGATACTG ATTTTAAAGGGACGTCAGGTCATAGATGTCAGCCAAGACTCTCCAGATGAGATAATTATATCCCCAACGCAAAAATTGGAAGAAGAGTTCAAAAGTTGA
- the LOC122024342 gene encoding probable aspartyl aminopeptidase has product MATVDSIVLDLVDFLNASPTNFHAVDEAKRRLKQAGYVQLSEREDWVLESGKKYFFTRNQSTIIAFAIGKKYVAGNGFHIIGAHTDSPCLKLKPVSKVSKGGYLEVGVQTYGGGLWHTWFDRDLTIAGRLLKKEVKDGTTSYSQSLVRIEEPILRIPTLAIHLDRNVNEGFKFNTQSQLVPVLATSVKGELQKLLGQNGPSESSEKTSVDCKSHHPILLKLIADQAHCSPDEICDFELQLCDTQPSIIAGAMKEFIFSGRLDNLCMSFCALRALIDSTNADGSLGEESGVRMVALFDHEEVGSNSAQGAGSPAMFDALSRITKSFDSSDHRLLEKAIQRSFLVSADMAHGLHPNYIDKHEDNHQPKLHGGLVIKHNANQRYATNAVTAFIFRELAQRHNLPIQDFVVRNDTPCGSTIGPILASGVGIRTVDVGAPQLSMHSIREMCGVDDAKHSYEHFKAYFKEFTELDEKLVIDI; this is encoded by the exons ATGGCAACTGTGGATTCGATCGTTCTTGACCTCGTCGATTTCCTCAATGCTTCTCCCACTAATTTCCACGCCGTCG ATGAGGCGAAGAGGCGTCTGAAGCAGGCGGGATACGTGCAGCTGTCGGAGAGAGAGGATTGGGTGTTGGAATCAGGGAAGAAGTACTTCTTTACGAGGAACCAATCCACCATCATCGCTTTTGCCATTGGAAAAAA ATATGTTGCCGGTAATGGGTTTCATATCATCGGAGCGCATACAGATAGCCCTTGCCTCAAACTGAAGCCTGTTTCAAAG GTATCAAAAGGAGGATATCTTGAGGTAGGTGTTCAGACATATGGGGGAGGACTTTGGCATACTTGGTTTGATCGTGACTTAACAATTGCTGGAAGACTGCTAAAGAAGGAAGTGAAGGATGGTACGACATCCTACTCACAGAGCCTTGTCAGGATTGAGGAGCCCATCCTCCGAATTCCCACTTTGGCTATCCACCTAGATAG GAATGTTAAtgaagggttcaagtttaacacACAAAGTCAACTCGTACCTGTGTTGGCAACATCAGTTAAG GGTGAGCTTCAGAAGCTTCTTGGCCAAAATGGTCCATCTGAATCAAGTGAGAAGACAAGTGTTGATTGCAAAAGCCATCATCCTATCCTACTGAAG TTGATTGCTGACCAGGCACATTGCAGTCCAGACGAAATTTGTGACTTTGAGCTGCAACTTTGTGATACTCAACCAAGTATTATAGCTGGTGCAATGAAGGAATTCATCTTCTCAGGAAGGCTTGATAACCTTTGCATGTCGTTTTGTGCGCTAAGG GCATTAATTGATTCCACCAATGCGGATGGTTCTCTTGGTGAGGAATCTGGTGTTAGAATGGTGGCATTGTTTGATCATGAGGAAGTAGGGTCAAATTCAGCTCAAGGAGCTGGTTCTCCTGCTATGTTTGATGCTTTGTCTAGAATAACAAAGTCTTTTGATTCTTCAGATCACCGG tTGCTTGAGAAGGCGATCCAGAGAAGTTTCCTTGTATCAGCAGACATGGCACATGGTTTACATCCTAATTATATA GACAAGCATGAAGATAATCATCAACCTAAACTGCATGGTGGTCTGGTTATTAAACACAATGCCAATCAGCGTTATGCTACAAATGCTGTCACTGCATTCATATTCCGAGAACTTGCACAACGACATAACTTGCCTATTCAG GATTTTGTGGTTCGAAATGACACTCCATGTGGTTCAACTATCGGCCCCATACTTGCAAGCGGTGTTGGAATTCGGACAGTTGATGTAGGCGCCCCTCAGCTGTCAATGCATAGCATAAGAGAGATGTGTGGAGTTGATGATGCCAAGCATTCATATGAGCATTTCAAGGCATATTTCAAGGAGTTCACCGAGCTGGATGAGAAACTAGTCATCGACATATGA